In Paenibacillus sonchi, the genomic stretch CATTAGCACGACGGGAAATACGATGTTGCGGCCTTTGAAAACATCGCTGCTCTTGGCAGCGGCAGAAGAGGTTGAAGCATAGATGGATTCTTTCCCTTGCTTCTTGCGTTGCTTGTTGACTTGCTGTGTGTTGCGTTGAACCATTCTTTCCCAAGAACGGGCCATGTCAGTTCCCCCTAGTCATCCTAAAATATCTATGAAAAGGAACAGAGCATCATTAACTCCTGCCTTGTTGCCTTGTTCATGCTCTTATTTATCCACAATCTCAATGTTGTTGAGCTGAGCGCGGAAGTTGCTGCGGATATTGCCCAGGTAGATCTCGCGCAGCTTGGCTCTTTCCGCAAGCTCCTCTTCATTCAGGCCGTCACTCTTCTGTTTGCGCGCCAATTCATTGATGCGGGCGACCAATTCATCAATATTCAATGTGTTTCCCTCCTCTATAAATTCATTCTAACTGTGCCATGAGAAAAAGAGCTTGTCAAGGTCTGCTCCCTGAAAGCTCTTAGCTCCATCTATGGGTACTGTTTCAGTATGAATATACAGGTAAAGTAAGCACATCTCCGGCTTGGATATTGCTGTTCTCCAGGCCGCTTGTTCGTTTGATTCCTTCTATATATACAGCCGTTTTCATATCAGCCGGTTTATTCTTCAGTGCAATGCTCCATAGAGTATCCCCACGTTCCACTACGACCCTCTTTTCCTGCTTGGCCGAAGACACTGATCCTGCAAACACATTGCCCACCACCGTAAACCCTGAGATCACCAGCAGAACAATCAAAGCCAGCTTTACAATATGATCTGTCCGGATGAATCTGCGATTGCGATGTGATGATATTAAAGATAAAAGCAGATTCTTAATATTTAGTCTATCCATTGAAGCTGTATGGTCTTCATGAACCTCATCGTAAATACTGCGGTATGTGCTGTACTTTAACATATTAACCAGCCTCCAAACACTTGTTCTTACTTTCGAAATCAATATAACACGAACATGTGTTTTGAGCAATAGTTTTTTCGAACAATTGTTCCCTTCTTATGCACAACCCTTTTTTCACGGATTATGACAGCTCAATTCACAAATCACCGCTATTTCCGCCAACGTTTTAGAACTTATGTTTGTACGAACGGAAGTTCTATGTTATAATTTTCCCAAACATAGTATATGGGGTTGATTCCGATGTCAAAGATTTCGAGTCGCCAACTGGCGATCCTGGAATTTATTCGTAACGAAGTCCGCAGCAAGGGTTATCCGCCTTCTGTCCGGGAAATCGGCGAAGCTGTAGGACTGGCTTCCAGCTCCACGGTACATGGCCATCTGGACCGGCTGGAGAAGAAAGGGCTCATCCGCCGCGATCCGACGAAACCGCGTGCAATAGAATTGCTGGGTCAAGAGGATTCCGAGAATGTTCATCAGTTCGTTCAGACGGTAACACGCATTCCTGTCGTTGGGAAGGTTACTGCCGGGGTACCGATTACAGCAACTGAGAATATTGAGGATTACTTTCCACTGCCTACTCATTATGTAGGAGACAACAAAGTGTTCATGCTGTCCGTCCTTGGCGACAGTATGGTAGACGCAGGCATTATGAACGGTGACTACGTGATCGTCCGCCAGCAGCAGACTGCGGATAACGGCGATATCGTGGTTGCCATGACTGAAGAAGATGAAGCAACCGTTAAGACCTTCTACAAAGAGCGCGACCACATCCGCCTCCAGCCGGAGAATCCGGCATACGAACCTCTACGTCTGAATCGTGTCACGATTCTGGGCAGAGTTATCGGCCTATTCCGCGATATTCATTAGCTTTCCCCCT encodes the following:
- a CDS encoding DUF896 domain-containing protein, producing MNIDELVARINELARKQKSDGLNEEELAERAKLREIYLGNIRSNFRAQLNNIEIVDK
- a CDS encoding LysM peptidoglycan-binding domain-containing protein codes for the protein MLKYSTYRSIYDEVHEDHTASMDRLNIKNLLLSLISSHRNRRFIRTDHIVKLALIVLLVISGFTVVGNVFAGSVSSAKQEKRVVVERGDTLWSIALKNKPADMKTAVYIEGIKRTSGLENSNIQAGDVLTLPVYSY
- the lexA gene encoding transcriptional repressor LexA translates to MSKISSRQLAILEFIRNEVRSKGYPPSVREIGEAVGLASSSTVHGHLDRLEKKGLIRRDPTKPRAIELLGQEDSENVHQFVQTVTRIPVVGKVTAGVPITATENIEDYFPLPTHYVGDNKVFMLSVLGDSMVDAGIMNGDYVIVRQQQTADNGDIVVAMTEEDEATVKTFYKERDHIRLQPENPAYEPLRLNRVTILGRVIGLFRDIH